The following coding sequences lie in one Cupriavidus sp. WKF15 genomic window:
- a CDS encoding phenylacetate--CoA ligase family protein, with amino-acid sequence MRADHPLLQYGETFLAQQPLKLVKGIVGGYVAYPIAHHMERRSVTAKVAELRNHYKLPFSQRRALAFERLRDILRFAGAEVPYYRDLFRALSFDPDRVNDVRQLEEIPYLTKDIIREQGNRLLSRPLEGVRHHACKTGGSTGLSCTIFYDQPAADHSSAVTYFARQAIGKRRHRSELHFACRFPNDPIPQWPSREDFKCFAMNRTNIFFDRIDDVGLEEIWTTLKRRKPYLVHAHPSTIHALAAYVQRRYGGGKAFAVFESSGELLEAKARELIASALRCRVVDRYGLAELGVMAYELNGSGAGLQVLESEGWPESRPVSDNPDGAHELVFTGFRNKLMPLIRYATGDLATVEERPDAFVLTNVTGRIHDVVPINGVDYPTHHIQDILDHRVGGIQEFQIDLRTTPPTLRLVLEPWANPDETRQKLRTFWPSGFDVAFVGHEDFVRVGSRAKFRHVVTA; translated from the coding sequence ATGCGAGCTGATCATCCTTTGCTCCAGTATGGCGAGACTTTTCTCGCACAGCAGCCGTTGAAACTGGTTAAGGGCATCGTGGGCGGCTATGTTGCCTATCCGATTGCCCATCATATGGAGCGACGCAGTGTGACCGCGAAGGTTGCTGAACTCCGCAACCATTACAAGTTACCGTTCTCGCAACGTCGCGCCTTAGCGTTTGAGCGGTTGCGTGACATCCTGCGCTTTGCTGGCGCAGAGGTGCCGTACTACCGAGATCTGTTCCGGGCGCTCTCATTCGATCCCGACAGGGTCAATGATGTGCGTCAACTCGAGGAGATCCCCTACCTGACGAAGGACATCATCCGAGAGCAAGGCAACCGGTTGCTCTCAAGGCCGCTTGAGGGTGTCCGCCATCACGCTTGCAAGACGGGGGGGTCCACAGGCCTGTCGTGCACAATTTTCTACGATCAGCCCGCGGCCGACCATTCCTCGGCCGTGACGTATTTCGCCCGCCAGGCGATCGGCAAGCGGCGCCATCGTTCGGAGCTGCACTTCGCTTGCCGTTTTCCCAACGATCCAATTCCGCAATGGCCGTCGCGCGAAGACTTCAAATGCTTCGCAATGAACCGCACCAATATCTTCTTCGACCGTATCGATGATGTCGGCCTGGAGGAAATCTGGACAACCCTGAAGCGACGCAAGCCTTATCTCGTGCACGCGCATCCGTCAACGATCCATGCGTTGGCTGCCTATGTTCAACGTCGGTATGGCGGCGGGAAAGCATTCGCCGTGTTCGAGTCGAGCGGCGAGTTGCTCGAGGCAAAGGCGCGCGAACTGATTGCGTCGGCATTGCGTTGCCGCGTGGTGGATCGTTACGGCCTCGCCGAACTCGGCGTGATGGCTTATGAATTGAATGGTTCCGGAGCGGGCTTGCAGGTCCTCGAGTCGGAAGGCTGGCCCGAGAGTCGGCCGGTTTCTGACAACCCTGATGGCGCACATGAACTTGTCTTTACCGGTTTTCGCAACAAGCTCATGCCGTTGATTCGTTATGCCACCGGCGACCTTGCTACCGTTGAAGAGCGTCCTGACGCGTTCGTTCTGACCAACGTCACAGGCCGTATCCATGATGTCGTCCCAATCAACGGTGTCGACTACCCGACTCATCACATTCAGGACATTCTCGATCATCGAGTTGGCGGAATTCAGGAGTTCCAGATCGATTTGCGCACAACGCCACCGACGCTGCGGCTGGTGCTCGAACCGTGGGCTAATCCGGACGAGACTCGGCAGAAACTCAGGACGTTTTGGCCTTCGGGATTCGATGTTGCCTTCGTCGGGCATGAGGACTTCGTGCGCGTAGGGAGCCGCGCAAAGTTCAGGCACGTGGTGACTGCATGA
- a CDS encoding polysaccharide deacetylase, producing MIGVLFGQPSSTAGRLVAAALGRSVSRTQVALAGHGGLDAGYPILAAVDLADSWGDLLVGWLRGGSRKLILFGTVPGVLADSLGWASAEWPVSLREASRSQSAPSRAWRASAATVAYGERAKILGGAKWVRAFERFDFTDEWNNLGFGAIRADGSPWAVSRAMDAGADEIAAVSVDGVRAGSYAALGELDDASVLWFNRPVGPCDSFEWRIVEAFLANHRAETLPCQPVLSEIPWGYDAAITSRLDCDEDVESARPLRDAYLEMNVPFSLAVHTSNLSDPRNIPLLHELLREGGAILSHTATHAPNWGGSYEAALQEGSQSVIRIREATGHHVHYAVSPFHQSPGYALHALADVGYQGCIGGIIRNDPEFNLARGGELAGLPVGFVGHSQQCMLHGECMLAEGDPLAIFKQAFDSARDVGTLFGYLDHPFSTRYAYGWQDEQTRIDTHRALIAYIRQSSERPLFLNEDIAMDFLRAKALTQVVAKDDGYSIAAAPLRVRDLELSVEYKGHRLQVSKELWLS from the coding sequence ATGATTGGCGTATTGTTCGGGCAACCGTCGAGCACAGCGGGCCGGCTTGTTGCCGCGGCACTGGGCCGATCGGTCAGCCGCACGCAAGTCGCGCTGGCAGGACATGGTGGACTCGATGCCGGTTATCCGATACTGGCTGCTGTCGATTTGGCAGATTCCTGGGGGGACTTGCTGGTCGGATGGCTGCGCGGCGGGAGCCGGAAGCTGATCCTCTTCGGCACGGTTCCCGGTGTATTGGCAGACAGTCTCGGCTGGGCATCCGCAGAATGGCCGGTGTCGCTGCGAGAAGCGAGCCGAAGCCAGTCGGCCCCAAGCCGTGCCTGGCGCGCCAGCGCAGCGACTGTGGCCTATGGCGAGCGAGCCAAAATTCTGGGCGGCGCCAAGTGGGTGCGAGCCTTCGAACGGTTCGATTTCACCGACGAGTGGAATAACTTGGGCTTCGGCGCAATCCGCGCGGATGGTTCGCCCTGGGCAGTGTCTCGTGCGATGGACGCAGGTGCCGATGAAATTGCCGCTGTCAGTGTTGATGGCGTTCGGGCCGGTTCATATGCGGCTTTGGGGGAGTTGGACGACGCGAGCGTGTTGTGGTTCAACCGTCCCGTCGGGCCTTGCGATTCATTCGAATGGCGAATTGTTGAGGCGTTTCTCGCGAACCATCGCGCGGAGACGTTGCCATGCCAACCAGTTTTGAGCGAGATTCCGTGGGGCTACGATGCTGCGATCACATCGCGGCTGGATTGCGACGAGGACGTGGAATCCGCGCGCCCATTGCGGGACGCCTATCTGGAGATGAACGTGCCGTTCAGCCTCGCAGTTCACACGAGCAATCTGTCCGATCCCCGCAACATTCCGCTGCTTCACGAGCTGCTGCGTGAAGGCGGAGCAATTCTGTCGCACACAGCCACGCATGCCCCAAATTGGGGTGGCAGTTACGAGGCCGCGTTGCAAGAAGGCTCGCAGTCGGTTATCCGCATCCGTGAGGCGACAGGACACCATGTGCACTACGCCGTTTCACCGTTCCACCAGTCACCTGGCTATGCGCTTCACGCGCTGGCGGACGTAGGTTATCAAGGTTGCATTGGGGGCATCATCCGCAATGATCCCGAATTCAATCTCGCACGCGGAGGCGAACTTGCCGGGTTGCCGGTCGGCTTCGTCGGTCACAGCCAGCAGTGCATGCTGCACGGCGAATGCATGTTGGCGGAAGGCGATCCGCTGGCGATCTTTAAGCAGGCATTTGATTCTGCCCGGGATGTCGGCACATTGTTTGGCTATCTCGATCATCCGTTCTCCACTCGCTACGCTTATGGCTGGCAGGATGAGCAGACTCGGATTGACACGCATCGCGCACTAATTGCCTATATCCGTCAGTCGAGCGAAAGGCCGCTCTTCCTGAATGAGGATATTGCTATGGACTTCCTGCGCGCCAAGGCGTTGACGCAGGTCGTTGCG